The Amycolatopsis mongoliensis genome includes a window with the following:
- a CDS encoding YbaK/EbsC family protein, whose amino-acid sequence MSSLDHPAVAKVAAALAEAGQHAAAEGIRVLPAEVRTAAQAAEALGVPVGAIANSLIFRLGSDKKALLALTSGAHRADPATLARLAGAEIGKADADFVRAHTGQPIGGVAPVGHPEPLPTLVDTALRAHDVVWAAAGHPKTVFPTTFAGLVALTGGTPGALAGAEENDQP is encoded by the coding sequence ATGAGTTCGCTGGACCACCCCGCCGTCGCCAAGGTGGCGGCCGCGCTGGCCGAAGCCGGGCAGCACGCCGCCGCCGAGGGCATCCGCGTGCTGCCCGCCGAGGTCCGGACCGCCGCGCAGGCGGCCGAAGCGCTCGGCGTGCCCGTGGGGGCCATCGCCAACAGCCTCATCTTCCGCCTGGGGTCCGACAAAAAAGCGCTCCTCGCGCTCACCTCGGGCGCCCACCGCGCCGATCCGGCCACCCTCGCGCGGCTGGCCGGCGCCGAAATCGGGAAGGCCGACGCCGACTTCGTGCGGGCGCACACCGGGCAGCCGATCGGCGGCGTCGCCCCGGTCGGGCACCCCGAGCCGCTGCCGACGCTCGTCGACACCGCGCTGCGCGCCCACGACGTCGTGTGGGCCGCGGCCGGGCACCCGAAGACGGTGTTCCCCACCACCTTCGCCGGGCTGGTGGCGTTGACCGGGGGCACCCCCGGCGCGCTGGCCGGCGCGGAGGAGAATGACCAGCCGTGA
- a CDS encoding DUF885 domain-containing protein, which yields MASTASDGVHGICDRYVDDYAAADPVAATAHGIAGHDHRLTDYSADGFAERAGLAARAHAAVTAAEPRDAAERAAKAVFTERVGLELEIHEAGLDVASLNVISSPVQELRMAFDLMPLDTEQDWAVVSARLGEVPQALANVRSGLLTAADAGHVSALRQIAKVAEQCETWAGLQEETGYFTQLVGGASSQGEALKRDLAHGARAAEEAFAEFAGFLRAELAPEAPVKDAVGEDVYRLWSRFFVGAALDLREAYEWGWAEFARIESEMRAVANRVKPGASLAEVAAVLDADPRYRVRGRAEFEAWMQHLSDEALKSLRGKHFDISDRVMALECKIAPPGGGVGAYYTGPSEDFGRPGRMWWSLPPGRDEFVTWRETSTVYHEGAPGHHLQIATAVDQSEGLNKYQRLMAFTSGHAEGWALYAERLMEELGYLADDGDLLGMLSEQLFRAARVVVDLGMHLELEIPAGTGFHEGSRWTPELGLEFMLTRTITDQAHVRDEIDRYLGWPGQAPAYKIGERLWLAARAEAQERAGGAFDIKRFHTEALRLGGMGLDTLREQLAQLD from the coding sequence ATGGCTTCTACTGCTTCCGATGGCGTGCACGGGATCTGTGACCGCTACGTCGACGACTACGCGGCCGCGGACCCGGTCGCGGCGACCGCCCACGGCATCGCCGGGCACGACCACCGGCTGACCGACTACTCGGCGGACGGGTTCGCCGAGCGCGCCGGACTGGCCGCGCGGGCGCACGCCGCCGTCACCGCCGCCGAGCCGCGGGACGCCGCCGAGCGCGCCGCCAAGGCCGTGTTCACCGAGCGCGTCGGGCTGGAGCTGGAGATCCACGAGGCCGGCCTCGACGTGGCGAGCCTCAACGTCATCTCCAGCCCGGTGCAGGAGCTGCGGATGGCGTTCGACCTGATGCCGCTGGACACCGAGCAGGACTGGGCGGTCGTGTCGGCCCGGCTCGGCGAGGTCCCGCAGGCGCTGGCGAACGTTCGCAGCGGCCTGCTGACGGCGGCCGACGCGGGGCACGTCTCGGCGCTGCGGCAGATCGCGAAGGTGGCGGAGCAGTGTGAGACGTGGGCCGGGCTGCAGGAAGAGACGGGTTACTTCACCCAGCTCGTCGGCGGCGCGTCTTCGCAGGGTGAGGCGCTGAAGAGGGACCTCGCGCACGGCGCGCGGGCCGCCGAGGAGGCGTTCGCGGAGTTCGCCGGGTTCCTGCGGGCCGAGCTGGCGCCCGAGGCCCCGGTGAAGGACGCCGTCGGCGAGGACGTCTACCGCCTGTGGTCGCGGTTCTTCGTCGGCGCGGCGTTGGACCTGCGGGAGGCCTACGAGTGGGGCTGGGCGGAGTTCGCGCGGATCGAGTCCGAGATGCGCGCGGTCGCGAACCGCGTCAAGCCGGGCGCGTCCCTGGCGGAGGTCGCCGCGGTGCTCGACGCGGACCCCCGCTACCGCGTCCGTGGCCGCGCGGAGTTCGAGGCGTGGATGCAGCACCTGTCCGACGAGGCGCTGAAGTCGTTGCGCGGCAAGCACTTCGACATTTCCGACCGCGTGATGGCGCTGGAGTGCAAGATCGCCCCGCCGGGTGGCGGCGTCGGCGCGTACTACACGGGCCCGAGCGAGGACTTCGGCCGCCCGGGCCGGATGTGGTGGTCCCTGCCGCCCGGCCGCGACGAGTTCGTCACGTGGCGCGAGACGAGCACGGTATACCACGAGGGAGCACCGGGCCACCACCTCCAGATCGCGACGGCGGTGGACCAGTCCGAGGGGCTGAACAAGTACCAGCGCCTGATGGCGTTCACCTCGGGCCACGCGGAGGGCTGGGCGCTGTACGCGGAGCGCCTGATGGAGGAGCTGGGTTATCTGGCCGACGACGGCGACCTGCTGGGGATGCTGTCGGAGCAGCTCTTCCGGGCGGCCCGGGTGGTGGTCGACCTGGGCATGCACCTGGAGCTGGAGATCCCGGCGGGAACGGGCTTCCACGAGGGCTCGCGCTGGACACCGGAGCTGGGCCTGGAGTTCATGCTGACGCGGACGATCACGGACCAGGCGCACGTGCGCGACGAGATCGACCGGTACCTCGGCTGGCCGGGCCAGGCGCCGGCGTACAAGATCGGCGAGCGCCTGTGGCTGGCGGCCCGCGCGGAGGCGCAGGAGCGGGCCGGGGGAGCGTTCGACATCAAGCGGTTCCACACCGAGGCGTTGCGGCTGGGCGGGATGGGGCTGGACACGCTGCGGGAGCAGTTGGCCCAGCTGGACTGA
- a CDS encoding DMT family transporter — protein MTTLSTRARSSAALVLAGVLWGTGGLAGSLLGKLAGLHPLAVAAYRLLVGGGVATLFVLLKGGTLPRTAEAAKRLLAVGALFALFQASYFAAVALSSVSIATMTTIGAAPVVVTLAAVRKLHRWTVVSLAGTLAGLVLLRWSPDEPAHLVGGLGFALLAAAGFAALTLLTAKPVDGLEPLSTTAFGCLAGGLLLTPVASWTGMALPLHADVLAAACYLGAVPTALAYAAYLRGLATAHPVLGALSAVLEPLTAAVLSAAFFGERLSGTAWCGAAVLVAALAVGYWRPEPR, from the coding sequence TTGACAACCCTGTCCACGCGCGCCCGTTCTTCGGCCGCGCTCGTCCTCGCCGGTGTTCTCTGGGGCACCGGTGGCCTCGCCGGCTCGCTGCTCGGCAAGCTCGCCGGCCTGCACCCGCTCGCCGTCGCCGCGTACCGGCTGCTCGTCGGCGGCGGCGTCGCGACCCTGTTCGTCCTCCTGAAAGGCGGTACCCTCCCGCGCACGGCCGAAGCAGCGAAGCGGCTCCTCGCCGTCGGTGCGCTGTTCGCCCTCTTCCAGGCGAGCTACTTCGCCGCCGTCGCGCTCAGCTCGGTCAGCATCGCCACGATGACCACCATCGGCGCGGCACCCGTCGTCGTCACCCTCGCCGCGGTGCGCAAGCTCCACCGCTGGACGGTGGTCTCCCTCGCCGGCACCCTCGCCGGCCTGGTGCTGCTGCGCTGGTCGCCGGACGAACCCGCGCACCTCGTCGGCGGCCTCGGCTTCGCGCTTCTCGCCGCAGCGGGCTTCGCGGCCCTGACGCTGCTCACCGCGAAGCCGGTCGACGGACTCGAGCCACTGTCCACGACGGCGTTCGGCTGCCTGGCCGGCGGCCTCCTGCTCACCCCCGTGGCGAGCTGGACCGGCATGGCGCTGCCGCTGCACGCGGACGTCCTCGCGGCGGCCTGCTACCTCGGCGCGGTGCCGACCGCGCTCGCCTACGCCGCCTACCTGCGCGGCCTGGCGACGGCGCACCCCGTCCTGGGTGCGCTGTCGGCGGTGCTCGAGCCGCTGACGGCCGCGGTCCTGTCCGCCGCGTTCTTCGGGGAACGGCTCAGCGGCACGGCCTGGTGCGGCGCCGCCGTCCTGGTCGCGGCGCTGGCGGTCGGGTACTGGCGCCCCGAACCGCGCTGA
- a CDS encoding GNAT family N-acetyltransferase has product MTAMPAGCSRYVQLSSDEFRARLPEALDIYVRAMRYPAGTAEQRAPMWLTHALREGWRCMAALDADDVLLGLAYGYRGRAGQWWHEQVRHGLSRRFGPEEAERWLADYFELTEIHVRPENQGHQIGEDLLRALLEGVPSANVLLSTPEGTSRAWKLYRRTGFVDVLRDYHFAGDPRPFAILGRALPLDPR; this is encoded by the coding sequence GTGACCGCGATGCCCGCCGGCTGCTCCCGCTACGTCCAGCTCTCCTCGGACGAGTTCCGCGCCCGCCTGCCCGAGGCGCTGGACATCTACGTCCGGGCGATGCGGTACCCGGCCGGCACCGCCGAGCAGCGCGCGCCGATGTGGCTCACCCACGCGCTGCGTGAGGGCTGGCGCTGCATGGCCGCGCTCGACGCCGACGACGTCCTGCTCGGGCTCGCCTACGGCTACCGCGGCCGGGCCGGGCAGTGGTGGCACGAGCAGGTGCGCCACGGCCTGAGCCGCCGGTTCGGGCCGGAAGAAGCCGAGCGCTGGCTGGCGGACTACTTCGAGCTGACCGAGATCCACGTCCGGCCGGAGAACCAGGGCCACCAGATCGGCGAGGACCTGCTGCGCGCCCTGCTGGAGGGCGTGCCGAGCGCGAACGTCCTGCTGTCGACGCCCGAGGGCACCAGCCGGGCGTGGAAGCTTTACCGCCGGACCGGGTTCGTCGACGTCCTGCGCGACTACCACTTCGCCGGCGACCCGCGGCCGTTCGCGATCCTCGGGCGGGCGCTGCCCCTCGACCCGCGCTGA